From one Bordetella genomosp. 9 genomic stretch:
- a CDS encoding cupin domain-containing protein translates to MASSTPSWLVREADVPGYHPANHLGTTNRRLIGAQNVGARHVEVILGVIDKGKGALPHAHPGIEQVCYLLSGTARAEVDGVAADMQAGDCCYFPPDIPHVFTVTSDEPARLLVIYTPPYEENPDRVIR, encoded by the coding sequence ATGGCGTCCTCTACCCCCTCCTGGCTGGTCCGCGAAGCCGATGTCCCGGGTTACCACCCGGCCAACCACCTGGGCACCACCAACCGCCGCCTGATCGGCGCGCAGAACGTCGGGGCCCGCCACGTCGAGGTCATCCTGGGCGTGATCGACAAAGGCAAGGGCGCGCTCCCGCACGCCCACCCCGGGATCGAACAGGTCTGCTACCTGTTGTCCGGCACCGCGCGCGCCGAGGTGGACGGCGTGGCGGCCGATATGCAGGCGGGCGACTGCTGCTACTTCCCGCCCGATATTCCCCACGTGTTCACCGTCACCAGCGACGAGCCCGCCCGGCTGCTGGTGATCTATACGCCGCCCTACGAAGAGAACCCGGACCGCGTCATCCGCTGA